The following proteins are co-located in the Acidobacteriota bacterium genome:
- a CDS encoding asparaginase, whose protein sequence is MKPTIRIVHTGGTLGMRPREPDRALAPDEFGTTVLEHVPELSRIAEIEAQVVYNIDSCDLTPTHWMELARTIHRCADRCRGVVITHGTDAMAYTAAALSFVLRGLPFPVVLTGSQRPLADIKTDGRANLIGAVDLATRAIPEVGIYFGGLLLRGNRATKTSSFAFGAFSSPNALPLVEVGAEVRQIQPTWPVTGEFRVEGSFDPRVVVLRLVPGQSIKAARSVIDAETRGVLLVGFGTGNIALAKSDLQDLIRELTSAGVVVAIGSQAAHGRVDLGRYSGGRAAAEAGAVGIADMTLDAAVVKLMYLLGTHQEPAAVRQWLDRPISGEVTPATEQT, encoded by the coding sequence ATGAAACCGACGATCAGAATCGTTCATACCGGCGGGACGCTAGGTATGCGGCCCCGCGAACCCGACCGTGCGCTCGCGCCAGACGAATTCGGTACGACCGTCCTCGAGCACGTGCCGGAGCTATCGCGGATTGCGGAGATCGAGGCTCAGGTCGTCTACAACATCGACTCCTGCGATCTGACCCCCACACACTGGATGGAGCTGGCGCGTACGATCCACCGCTGCGCCGACCGTTGCCGCGGGGTGGTCATCACGCACGGGACGGATGCGATGGCTTACACGGCGGCCGCGCTGTCCTTCGTCCTACGGGGGCTGCCGTTCCCGGTGGTCCTGACCGGGTCACAGCGCCCCCTCGCGGACATAAAGACCGATGGGCGGGCCAACCTCATCGGCGCCGTCGATCTGGCGACCCGGGCCATCCCCGAGGTCGGGATCTATTTCGGCGGACTCCTTCTTCGAGGCAATCGAGCGACGAAGACAAGCTCGTTCGCGTTCGGCGCGTTCTCGTCGCCGAACGCACTCCCGCTCGTCGAGGTGGGCGCGGAGGTCCGCCAAATTCAGCCGACCTGGCCCGTGACGGGGGAGTTTCGTGTTGAGGGGTCGTTCGACCCGCGAGTCGTCGTACTACGTCTTGTGCCCGGTCAGTCGATCAAGGCCGCTCGATCCGTAATCGACGCAGAGACCCGCGGCGTCCTGCTCGTCGGCTTCGGAACCGGGAACATCGCCCTGGCGAAGAGCGACCTACAGGATCTTATCCGCGAGTTGACGTCCGCAGGTGTGGTGGTCGCGATCGGCTCCCAGGCCGCGCACGGCCGTGTGGACCTGGGTCGTTATTCGGGAGGTCGTGCGGCTGCAGAGGCCGGGGCGGTCGGGATCGCAGACATGACCCTCGACGCGGCCGTTGTGAAGCTGATGTACCTGCTCGGAACCCACCAAGAGCCCGCGGCGGTGCGGCAGTGGCTTGACCGACCGATCTCCGGGGAAGTAACTCCCGCTACAGAGCAAACTTGA
- a CDS encoding TonB family protein, whose protein sequence is MTKQTILLIENDPSAIEGTLEAFSDSGLNVQIAMDGESGLDAFRELHPDLVIVETMVPKRSGFDVCRAIKAETSGAGTPVIVTAATYRGDQFRTKALTEFGADEYFEKPVDPAALVETCRRLIPDPGSTTASQVTKAAPKKKTHKSLALDHLSEDEIMNQLDNMIDSIVGDETDAEAEPEAEDTPQATQESHELPATPAVTPPPAPAVSKDAEREIDSALHALIPTDAARSVAPPVPETSPTAFEDAVKDLELEAVRDRSESTPSPTPPSPPNRIGLWVGIVVVLAMIAGGGYVFLSPNSTPEPPSREPFQAEPVPLLAAKAEPLSEDKVAEPIVEKPVQQDPAPVDPAPVDVAPVDVAPVKVTPAPRKTPVRKFVRKTPVAVETPKYLAEPIANPSVSNAQLQDLTAEALDAELEAIELTPEAPRTIRGALVEMGLVDVKPTLVHRVSPTYPPLARRMRQEGVVTLTVLVKEDGTVGDILNPAGTKGSMLDKAAIDAVRGWKYEPATKNGVEVQTWLQVRIKFAL, encoded by the coding sequence ATGACGAAGCAGACCATCCTTTTAATCGAGAACGACCCGTCTGCGATCGAGGGAACCCTCGAGGCATTTTCGGACTCCGGTCTCAACGTCCAGATTGCCATGGACGGCGAATCCGGGCTCGACGCCTTTCGGGAACTCCATCCAGATCTAGTCATCGTCGAGACCATGGTACCCAAACGGAGCGGGTTCGACGTCTGTCGGGCGATCAAGGCCGAAACCTCGGGGGCAGGAACTCCGGTCATCGTCACTGCGGCGACCTATCGCGGCGACCAGTTTCGGACGAAGGCGCTGACCGAATTCGGTGCCGATGAGTATTTCGAGAAGCCCGTCGACCCCGCCGCCCTCGTCGAAACCTGTCGGCGTCTGATTCCCGACCCGGGCAGCACGACCGCGTCACAGGTGACAAAGGCCGCGCCGAAGAAGAAGACCCACAAGTCGTTGGCGCTGGATCATCTCTCCGAAGACGAGATCATGAATCAGCTCGACAACATGATCGATTCAATCGTCGGCGACGAGACTGACGCCGAGGCCGAACCCGAGGCCGAGGACACACCGCAGGCGACGCAGGAGTCGCACGAGCTACCGGCCACCCCCGCCGTGACTCCCCCGCCAGCGCCGGCGGTGAGCAAAGACGCGGAGCGCGAAATCGACTCGGCTCTGCACGCACTGATCCCCACCGACGCCGCGCGTTCCGTCGCACCGCCCGTCCCCGAGACCAGCCCCACCGCGTTCGAGGACGCCGTCAAGGATCTCGAGCTGGAAGCCGTCCGAGATCGATCCGAGTCAACACCATCCCCGACTCCCCCCTCGCCCCCCAACCGGATCGGGCTGTGGGTCGGGATCGTCGTCGTGTTGGCAATGATCGCCGGCGGCGGCTACGTCTTCCTCTCGCCGAACTCGACACCGGAACCGCCGTCAAGGGAACCGTTCCAGGCGGAACCGGTACCGCTGCTCGCCGCGAAGGCCGAACCCCTTTCGGAGGACAAGGTCGCCGAACCGATCGTAGAGAAGCCGGTCCAGCAGGATCCGGCACCCGTCGACCCGGCACCCGTGGACGTTGCACCCGTCGACGTTGCACCCGTGAAGGTCACGCCGGCTCCTCGTAAGACGCCGGTCCGGAAATTCGTGCGGAAGACACCGGTCGCGGTCGAGACTCCCAAATATCTCGCGGAACCGATTGCGAATCCCAGCGTTTCGAACGCCCAGCTACAGGACCTGACCGCGGAAGCTCTGGACGCAGAACTCGAGGCGATCGAACTCACGCCCGAGGCCCCAAGAACGATTCGGGGTGCGCTCGTTGAGATGGGATTGGTCGATGTCAAGCCCACGCTCGTCCATCGTGTTTCCCCGACCTATCCCCCGCTTGCGCGACGGATGCGCCAGGAAGGCGTGGTCACGTTGACAGTGCTGGTGAAGGAAGACGGAACCGTCGGCGACATCCTGAATCCCGCGGGCACCAAGGGGTCGATGCTGGACAAGGCCGCCATCGATGCCGTGCGGGGTTGGAAATACGAACCGGCCACCAAGAACGGGGTCGAAGTTCAGACCTGGCTCCAGGTTCGCATCAAGTTTGCTCTGTAG
- a CDS encoding IgA Peptidase M64, whose product MSTVAVADGPDDFVWRTLRIDYVHTGTATDEQFALRRIRVEGEWPGSRTQLLDSTNLGKYRIEVVDHGSQRLLYSRGFASIYGEWETTGEARSGQWRAFEEAVRIPEPRAPFQLRIRKRDATMSFQEVWSLDVDPTSRFVDRPERQPEDAAGVRVVLDNGAPANHVDLVILGDGYTDDDAERFKSDVQQATDALFSVEPFRSRKSDFNVRSVFTPATQRGISRPRAGVFRDTPLGARYNSFDSERYMLTLDDRRWRDVAAAVPYDFVLILAPERKYGGGGIFRLYSTAASGSSYFDYLVIHEFGHHFAGLADEYYTSDVAYDEFVPASVEPWEANVTALLDPAALKWGERVDAATPLPTPWPKERYEEASHASQERRRMLRSQGAAEDVLEGLFDDERELFTSMLEEHEFSRKVGAFEGAMYEARGLYRPTADCIMFTRDEVGFCPVCSDAITRVIDMYSN is encoded by the coding sequence GTGAGTACGGTGGCCGTGGCCGACGGTCCGGACGATTTCGTCTGGCGAACCCTGCGAATCGATTACGTCCACACCGGGACGGCCACGGACGAGCAGTTTGCGTTGCGCCGTATCCGAGTGGAGGGGGAGTGGCCCGGGAGCCGGACCCAACTGCTGGACTCCACCAACCTGGGCAAGTACCGGATCGAGGTCGTCGATCACGGCAGTCAACGTCTCCTGTACAGCCGGGGCTTCGCCAGTATCTACGGTGAGTGGGAAACCACCGGCGAGGCGCGGAGCGGTCAGTGGCGTGCGTTTGAGGAGGCCGTTCGCATTCCGGAACCGCGCGCACCGTTCCAACTCCGAATTCGTAAGCGAGACGCGACGATGAGTTTTCAGGAAGTCTGGTCCCTCGACGTCGACCCGACATCCCGATTCGTGGATCGCCCGGAACGACAGCCGGAAGATGCGGCGGGGGTTCGCGTGGTTCTCGACAACGGTGCGCCGGCGAACCACGTGGATCTCGTAATCCTCGGCGACGGCTACACCGACGACGACGCGGAGCGTTTCAAGAGCGATGTACAGCAGGCTACCGATGCGTTGTTCTCGGTCGAGCCCTTTCGCTCGCGCAAGTCGGACTTCAACGTGCGTTCCGTCTTCACCCCGGCGACGCAACGTGGGATCTCACGACCTCGAGCGGGGGTCTTTAGAGATACACCGCTGGGAGCTCGTTACAACTCCTTCGATTCGGAGCGTTACATGTTGACGCTGGATGATCGACGATGGCGAGATGTCGCGGCGGCGGTTCCCTACGACTTCGTCCTGATTCTGGCCCCTGAACGAAAGTATGGAGGTGGCGGCATCTTCCGTCTCTATTCGACGGCGGCCAGCGGATCGTCGTATTTCGATTACCTCGTAATTCACGAATTCGGTCACCACTTCGCCGGGCTGGCGGACGAGTACTACACATCCGATGTGGCCTACGACGAGTTCGTGCCCGCAAGTGTCGAGCCGTGGGAAGCCAACGTGACGGCGCTCCTGGATCCCGCCGCTCTCAAGTGGGGCGAACGTGTCGATGCGGCGACGCCATTGCCGACGCCGTGGCCCAAGGAACGCTACGAGGAGGCTTCACACGCCAGTCAGGAGCGTCGCCGGATGCTTCGATCCCAGGGCGCGGCGGAGGACGTACTGGAGGGGCTGTTTGATGACGAACGCGAGCTGTTCACCTCGATGCTGGAAGAGCACGAATTCTCGAGGAAAGTCGGTGCCTTCGAGGGAGCGATGTACGAGGCCAGGGGCCTCTATCGACCTACCGCCGACTGCATCATGTTTACCCGCGATGAGGTCGGGTTCTGCCCGGTCTGTAGTGATGCGATCACCCGCGTCATCGACATGTATTCAAACTGA
- a CDS encoding RNA-binding protein gives MGTRLYVGNLPFSADDNEIRALFEQNGRSVSEIYLVTDRESGRPRGFGFVEMGNEDDANAAIEELNGHQMGGRTLTVNEARERGGN, from the coding sequence ATGGGAACGAGATTGTATGTTGGCAACCTTCCTTTCAGCGCCGATGACAACGAGATTCGCGCGCTCTTCGAGCAAAACGGCCGCAGTGTCTCGGAGATCTATCTGGTGACCGATCGTGAGAGCGGTCGCCCGCGCGGCTTCGGGTTCGTTGAAATGGGCAACGAGGATGACGCCAACGCTGCCATCGAGGAGTTGAACGGTCATCAGATGGGGGGCCGAACTCTCACGGTGAACGAGGCTCGTGAGCGAGGCGGCAACTGA
- a CDS encoding metal-dependent transcriptional regulator, whose translation MASSTVEDYLKRIYLEEQNQPGELISTGRIASALLVAPGTVTAMMKALAESGLVEYEPYMGVRLTPAGTKLATHVLRRHRLIELFLVEFMGIDWSEVHGEAEVLEHAFSDRLIERMDEMLGFPSVDPHGDPIPNAGGQIETVDYSDLLDCPLGESLRVARVVDQRAEFLRLLESHALVPGATATVESRDPVAETVRVVTSNSDGLQLGFQAASKVLVVPAG comes from the coding sequence ATGGCAAGCAGTACCGTCGAGGACTACCTCAAGCGAATCTACCTTGAGGAACAGAATCAGCCCGGGGAGCTTATCTCCACCGGTCGGATCGCGTCGGCTCTTCTTGTTGCGCCGGGAACCGTGACGGCCATGATGAAGGCTCTCGCGGAGTCGGGACTCGTCGAGTATGAACCGTACATGGGGGTTCGTCTGACCCCTGCGGGTACGAAGCTGGCGACCCATGTGCTTCGTCGTCACCGCCTGATCGAGCTGTTCCTCGTGGAGTTCATGGGTATCGACTGGAGTGAGGTCCACGGCGAGGCGGAGGTCCTGGAACACGCATTCTCCGACCGGTTGATCGAGCGGATGGATGAGATGCTGGGCTTCCCGTCTGTCGATCCCCACGGGGACCCGATCCCTAACGCCGGCGGACAGATCGAGACGGTCGACTACTCGGATCTTCTGGATTGCCCGCTGGGTGAATCGCTGCGGGTGGCGCGGGTCGTCGATCAACGTGCCGAGTTCCTGCGGTTGCTCGAATCCCACGCCCTCGTGCCGGGTGCGACCGCCACGGTCGAGAGTCGGGATCCGGTCGCCGAGACTGTCAGAGTCGTGACGTCGAATTCCGATGGCCTCCAACTCGGCTTCCAGGCGGCGTCGAAGGTTCTCGTCGTTCCCGCGGGATAG
- a CDS encoding DUF4147 domain-containing protein, with protein MNQIVEEALCRDAEQILREAVSAVEPAALVRRALQEDGTGVLPGGDGRLHVVAVGKGAASMYEGFVSAIDRHVDAAIVCTLSGLPTQPLGNLSHHVTSHPLPGPESVAAGEEIYRLAQASGPSDRFVLLLSGGASSMMEMPRDGVGHDEVRETIHALHHSGATIHELNCVRKQLCRLKGGGLAAALGGATALGLILSDVIDDAEDVIGSGPLASDRTHPRQALDILRLYRLEGRTPTRILRFLRERKAEKPTGLAPSVVARVRTRVIGNGWTAARAAATEAIRLGYETEILSPNLAGEAREAGRFIAATARLVATSVGPPDGARCMVCCGESQVTLRGDGHGGSNQELALAAAIGIDGLEETLVASMDTDGVDGPTEAAGAFATGSTVSRARERGIDCGASLDKNDSHAVFASLDDLIVSGATGTNVSDLQVLLVGRRSELLTE; from the coding sequence ATGAATCAGATCGTTGAAGAAGCCCTATGCCGAGATGCCGAGCAGATACTGCGCGAGGCGGTCTCCGCTGTTGAGCCGGCCGCCCTGGTACGGCGGGCGTTGCAAGAGGACGGCACTGGCGTGCTCCCCGGTGGAGACGGGCGACTCCATGTCGTCGCTGTGGGCAAGGGCGCCGCATCGATGTACGAGGGGTTCGTCTCGGCCATCGATCGCCATGTCGACGCGGCGATCGTCTGCACGCTCTCCGGCTTGCCGACGCAGCCGTTGGGCAATCTGAGTCATCACGTCACAAGCCATCCGCTTCCGGGCCCGGAGTCGGTGGCTGCCGGCGAGGAGATCTATCGCCTTGCGCAGGCGAGCGGTCCCTCGGATCGGTTCGTCTTGCTGTTGTCCGGAGGGGCCTCGTCGATGATGGAGATGCCACGCGACGGTGTCGGTCATGACGAGGTGCGGGAGACCATCCACGCCTTGCACCACTCCGGAGCGACGATCCACGAGCTGAATTGCGTGCGGAAGCAGCTCTGCCGTCTGAAGGGCGGCGGCCTGGCAGCCGCCCTCGGCGGCGCCACGGCCCTGGGTCTGATCCTCTCGGACGTCATCGACGACGCGGAAGATGTCATCGGGTCGGGCCCCCTGGCCTCCGACCGGACCCACCCCCGTCAAGCGCTCGACATTCTGAGGCTCTATCGACTCGAGGGTCGGACGCCGACCCGAATCCTGCGTTTCCTTCGGGAACGCAAGGCGGAGAAGCCCACGGGTCTCGCCCCTTCAGTGGTTGCCAGGGTGCGCACTCGCGTAATCGGCAACGGCTGGACCGCAGCCCGCGCCGCCGCAACGGAAGCGATTCGGCTTGGCTACGAGACCGAGATCCTCTCTCCGAACCTCGCCGGCGAGGCCCGCGAGGCGGGGCGCTTCATTGCCGCTACCGCACGCCTGGTCGCGACGAGCGTCGGTCCTCCCGACGGCGCCCGCTGCATGGTCTGCTGCGGGGAAAGTCAGGTGACCCTTCGTGGTGACGGGCACGGCGGGAGCAATCAGGAACTGGCGCTTGCAGCCGCCATCGGAATCGATGGCCTGGAGGAGACCCTGGTGGCCTCCATGGACACCGACGGAGTCGACGGTCCCACCGAGGCGGCCGGAGCCTTCGCCACCGGCTCGACGGTCTCCCGGGCTCGGGAACGAGGCATCGATTGCGGGGCAAGTCTCGACAAAAACGATTCCCATGCCGTGTTCGCGTCGCTGGACGATCTGATCGTGAGTGGAGCCACGGGAACCAACGTCTCGGATCTTCAGGTGCTGCTCGTAGGTCGTCGGTCGGAGCTCCTGACCGAATAA
- a CDS encoding SPFH domain-containing protein, with the protein MGLLDKLRGELVDIVEWVDHTRDTLVWRFPRYHNQIKNGAALIVRPGQMAVFVHRGELADVFEPGSYTLTADNLPILSTLQSWKFGFDSPFKSEVYFVTTRQVTELKWGTPNPIMLRDPDFGPIRLRAFGTFALKAIEPRALLKELVGTDGSFEADEIHELLRSFINTSFAEIIGKSDIAALDLASRYQEMSETLRAAVVARVDDEYGLDIPQLFIVNISLPEEVEKALDTRSSMGVIGDMGRFQQFQMGRAMTAAAENPSGGGAAEGMGLGMGFAMASQMMQGMGAANAQGGGGAPPNVPTAMFHIVEKGQSIGPFSIQQMQERIAAGIVTVETLVWSAGMANWMPAGRVPGLSSQLSPPPPPPPA; encoded by the coding sequence ATGGGTCTGTTGGACAAACTTCGCGGCGAACTTGTCGATATCGTCGAATGGGTTGATCACACCCGTGACACACTCGTCTGGCGTTTCCCTCGCTACCACAATCAAATCAAGAACGGTGCCGCGCTGATCGTTCGGCCCGGCCAGATGGCTGTCTTTGTTCATCGTGGCGAATTGGCCGATGTCTTCGAGCCCGGCAGTTACACGCTGACGGCAGACAACCTTCCGATCCTCAGCACGCTGCAGAGTTGGAAGTTCGGGTTCGATAGCCCATTCAAGTCGGAGGTCTACTTCGTCACCACAAGGCAGGTCACCGAGCTCAAGTGGGGAACCCCCAACCCGATCATGCTGCGGGATCCCGATTTCGGTCCGATCCGTCTGCGAGCCTTCGGTACGTTTGCTCTGAAGGCCATCGAGCCCCGTGCGCTACTCAAGGAACTCGTCGGTACCGACGGTTCGTTCGAGGCGGATGAGATCCACGAGCTTCTTCGCTCGTTCATCAATACGTCGTTTGCGGAAATCATCGGGAAGTCCGACATAGCGGCTCTGGATCTGGCGTCGAGGTATCAGGAGATGTCGGAAACGCTGCGTGCTGCAGTCGTTGCGCGTGTCGACGATGAGTACGGCCTGGATATTCCGCAGCTGTTCATCGTCAACATCTCGCTCCCCGAGGAGGTCGAGAAGGCATTGGATACGCGATCGAGCATGGGCGTCATCGGCGACATGGGTCGGTTCCAGCAGTTCCAGATGGGGCGCGCCATGACGGCGGCCGCGGAGAACCCGTCGGGCGGCGGTGCTGCCGAGGGAATGGGACTTGGGATGGGTTTCGCCATGGCGAGTCAGATGATGCAGGGCATGGGCGCGGCAAACGCTCAGGGGGGCGGCGGCGCACCCCCGAACGTTCCGACCGCGATGTTCCACATTGTCGAGAAGGGTCAATCGATAGGCCCATTCTCTATCCAGCAGATGCAGGAGCGGATCGCCGCGGGAATCGTCACCGTTGAGACTCTGGTGTGGAGCGCGGGAATGGCGAACTGGATGCCGGCAGGCCGAGTGCCAGGTCTGTCATCCCAGTTGTCGCCCCCGCCACCGCCGCCACCGGCGTGA
- a CDS encoding zf-TFIIB domain-containing protein translates to MNCTSCGAPLDAKSIICRFCTTANELDLRSARRTPRDDEQSTRPCPRCSEEMPTIDIGRSAPFPIERCGNCLGLFFDPGELDRILRDDSGSSPLADRERLQRIAEEETPLDDMQEIRYVPCPVCKNLMNRVNYGRRSGVVVDTCKEHGVWLDGGELRRVLSWLRAGGPEHQENVVAEEQRLAERQENFKRQLDKIEARKRETDPKSASTTFDVMDVLIGLFD, encoded by the coding sequence ATGAACTGCACGAGTTGCGGAGCACCGCTCGACGCCAAGTCGATCATCTGCCGATTCTGCACGACCGCCAACGAGTTGGATCTACGCAGCGCCCGCCGGACGCCAAGAGACGACGAGCAGAGTACGCGCCCGTGCCCGCGTTGTTCGGAAGAGATGCCGACCATCGACATCGGTCGGTCGGCACCGTTCCCGATCGAGCGGTGCGGCAACTGCCTAGGCCTGTTCTTCGATCCCGGTGAGCTGGATCGTATCCTGCGGGACGACTCCGGTTCCTCGCCTCTGGCCGATCGCGAGCGACTGCAGCGCATCGCTGAAGAAGAGACACCGCTGGATGACATGCAGGAAATTCGTTACGTCCCGTGTCCCGTCTGCAAGAACCTGATGAACCGTGTGAACTACGGTCGTCGATCCGGCGTTGTCGTTGATACGTGCAAGGAGCATGGTGTCTGGCTCGATGGTGGCGAACTCCGTCGAGTCCTGTCCTGGCTTCGCGCCGGCGGGCCGGAGCACCAGGAAAACGTCGTTGCCGAGGAACAGCGGCTTGCCGAACGACAAGAGAACTTCAAGCGACAACTCGACAAGATCGAGGCGCGGAAGCGCGAGACGGATCCCAAGAGCGCGTCCACCACGTTCGACGTGATGGACGTGTTGATCGGTTTGTTCGATTGA